In Gilliamella sp. B3022, the sequence AAAAAACAAATGGCCAAATTTAATAATAAAATTAAATTAACAAATGGAATGAAAGCTGACATCACTCTCTTTTTAGAAAAAAGACCTATTTATCAATGGATGCTATCTCCTTTTTATGATGTTCAAAAAAGTATTACAGGACCAGTCAATGAATAAAAATCAGTTTCAGCATATACTTCAAAGTTTACATTTTGGTTGGAAAAGAAAAATACCACAAATTTTACAGACAGAAGCTGCTGAATGTGGTCTTGCATGTTTAACTATGATTTGTCGTTATTATGGTATGAACGTAGATTTATTTAGTTTAAGAAATCAAATTGGCGTTTCATCTCATGGCGTCACTCTTGCCACCTTAATTAATATGTCAGCCTCTGTACATTTAAGAAGTCGTCCACTTTCTTTAGATTTAAATGAAATAAAACAGTTAAAAACCCCTTGTATTTTACATTGGGACCTCAATCATTTTGTTGTATTAGTGGCAGTTAAAAGAAGTAAATTTATATTACATGATCCCGCATTTGGTCGCCGTGAAGTAGGTCTTAATGAAATGTCAAAACATTTTAGTGGAATAGCACTTGAATTATGGCCTGATAAAGAGTTTGAACCTCGCACAGAACGCAGTCAACTTAGTTTGATTAAAATGCTTTTCCAAATTGATGGTTTAAAAGGATTTTTAGTTAAAATTTTATCATTATCTCTTATTATTGAATCCATTAATTTATTGCTGCCCGTTGGAACTCAATTGGTAATGGACCATGTAATTATGGCACAAGATCACAGTTTACTTGGATTAATCTGTATGGGATTACTGTTTTTTATATTATTCAGAACATTTATTGCCATGTTACGTTCTTGGTCATCATTAATTATGGGATCTTTAGTAGATATTCAATGGAAAGCTGGACTTTTTGATCATTTAATGAAATTACCATTAGCCTATTTTGAAAAAAGGAAACTTGGTGATATTCAGTCTCGTTTCACATCCTTAGAAATAATTTGTACAACACTAACTAATAATATCGTAAAAAGTATTATTAATATTTTGATGTCAATTGGTGTTTTTATCATGATGTTTCTGTATGGTGGATGGTTGGTTTGGATTGTCTGTGGTTTTACTCTCATCTACATAATATTACGTGTAGCTACCTATCAACGTTATCGACAAGCATCAGAAGAAAAAATTGTGAAAGAGGCTAAAGCTAATTCCCATTTTATGGAAAGTTTATATGGTATTGATACTTTAAAATCACTGAAACTTACTGACTCAAGAGCTCAATATTGGCTCAATATGAATATTGATACATCCAACGCAAATATTCGTCTTACTAAATTAGAAATGATATTTAGTGGTGTTAACACATTGATTATGATGATTGAGCAAACTTCAATATTGTGGATCGGCGCTGCACTTGTTATGGATGATAAAATGACGCTAGGTATGTTTATCGCGTTTACAGCATATAGAGCTCAATTTTCAGAACAAACAGCAAATTTGATAAATATGGTATTAGATTTGAAAATGCTGAATTTACATACTGAACGATTAACCGATATTGTATTAACTGATACTGAAAATGATATCGAATCAAAGCACTCTTTCCCTAAAGATATCCCTGTTGAATTTGAACTGAACAACATAGCGTATCAATACGATAATCTTTCTAAACCTATTTTTACTAATATAAACATGAAAGTTAAAGCGGGTGAAAGTGTTGCAATTATTGGTCCTTCAGGTTCAGGAAAAACCACATTGATGAAAGTTATGAATGGATTGCTTACACCTACTCATGGTGAAGTTCTTATAAATGGAATTGATATTTATAAATTTGGTGTTAATAATTATAGAGATATTATCGGTAGTGTATTACAAAATGATAAACTTTTTGCAGGATCTATATCGGATAATATTTCAAGTTTTGATAATGAAAAAAATTATGAATGGCTTATTGAATGTGCAAAATATTGTAATATTCATAACGAAATTATGAGTATGCCAATGGGATATGAAACGTTAGTAAGTGAGTTAGGAAATAGCTTATCTGGCGGTCAAAAACAACGATTACTAATTGCAAGAGCATTGTATCGTAAGCCTTGTTTATTATTTCTTGACGAAGCGACAAGTCATTTAGATGAAGATAATGAAACTACAATTAATAAGGCGATATCTTCATTAAAAATTACGCGTATTATTATTGCTCATCGAAAATCAACAATTGAGAGTGCTGATCGTGTTGTTAATATTGGTGAAGTAAATTATTAAAAAATAATAAGGGGCGAAAGCTATCACATTTAAATATGTAATAAAAGTTTTTGAAATTAAAGCAACAGTCAGAGAGGACAAAATACTTCAACTTATTAGCAATAAAATGTGATTTATCATTTCAGCAGGCAAGGGTTTTAAAGTTAGAAATGAACATTGCTATTATTTTGCTTAGTTAGTAAATTTTCTGCAATGGCAATATTCTTAATACTTTCACTTCACGATTTGCTGAAAATGGTATATTAAATTTTACTGTTTAAAACTTACTTTAGTTAATTTATTTTGAATATAGAAATACAATAATTAAAAAAATAGTTATTTATTTTTTTGTTTCAGCTATGTTTAGAATACTAAATTTATATAATACAATGATTATATTAATAAAAATAAATGGATAGTCATAGAGACAACTAAAACTTTCAGGTATAGGATGTAATCGTTGATCTGTTGCTATTGAGAACTTGCTGTTGTTGGATTAAGAAGCATTGCATAAAGAAATTTATACTGTGTATATTAAAAAGTTTCACCACAAATTGCCGGAAAAATTTTTTATCATCTCAGTCTGTTAGAAGATATTATAATTTATAATCAATTAGGAGAGCAACTAGTGAATATTATTCATGAATATTCAATACGGCATGAAATGCTTCTTGTGGGATATCAATACAGCCAAACTTACGTTGCGTTATTTTATTTTTTGTTTTTTTTGTTTCTTGATGCAGATCCTTAATAACCACGTCCTATTACACTTTTGCGTAATAGTGGAATATCTCCCTTTATAATGAGTTAACTTTCAAATACCGATTTTACTGGCATTGCATAGAATTTACGAGGTATAACATGTTTCATTTGCTGAACAATTGGCTTATTGCGTTCAAAGATTCTATCTCGTGGCAAAATAAATGAAAAAGCATCGACAATTTCATCATTCAACCAAATATCCATTTTAACTAAATCTGTTACAATATAACTTCGGTCTTAGTAATCTTATGACACATATCAATACGTAATTGATTTTAGTGAATTATAATAATTATAATTAATTCATGAAATTGGCAGTTTAAATATTAATTTGGTCATTTTATTATTCTGATACATCAGATCTACATAAACACACCGTTGTTTCTTCTGACAGAGTCCCATAATCTTACCTACATCTTCTATAGGAATATAATTGTTGTATTAATAAATAGTTCTTCAATACACGTAATCTTTTTCAAAACTCTTCAGTAACATAGGATTGTCTACGATGATAATTTTCACCATTTTTTAACGTTACACGATATTTGCATCAATAACTCAAAATGGTGAACTAAACCAATCATTTAAATATACTGTGACTAAAGTAACCAAAATGTCAGGTTTATCAGTGCAAATGCTGAAATATTATGATTCATTAAGGTTATTTCTATTTCTGTAACTCGCTCAAAATGTAAAGCGTTTTTCTGATGCAGATTTGCAATAGGTAAAATTAACTGAATGTTTTTGTAATGCGAATATATCAATTAACGATATACAACATTATGTTAAGTTTTGCTTACAAGGAGATGAAACATTGGATGAACATCTTACTATCATCAATCAACCAGAAAATAAATTAATCAATACGATAATATAACTAAATGAGCAATTAGCATTATTGAGATTTAAGAAAGGTTATTACAAAAAAGTAATAACCTAATGTAATAAATTAGATGTTATTGATAAAATTTATAAGTGAAAAGTGGTGAAATATATCTTTTAATAGCTGATTAAAATAAATAATCTTTAGTTAGCCAAAATGATGTAAACCAATATAATTAATACAAAATCACTTAGATCATCAATTATTGTCTGAATCATATTAACTTATTTATCTTATTCGAGTGCCATTAATCAATTTTAAAAATTACTTAAGTCAGATTGCCAAAGAATATAAGGGTCATAGTCATCATCGCCATTTGGTAAAGCTCCAGTTTTAGGAGGATGCATAAAATGAGTAGTCACTAATT encodes:
- a CDS encoding peptidase domain-containing ABC transporter gives rise to the protein MNKNQFQHILQSLHFGWKRKIPQILQTEAAECGLACLTMICRYYGMNVDLFSLRNQIGVSSHGVTLATLINMSASVHLRSRPLSLDLNEIKQLKTPCILHWDLNHFVVLVAVKRSKFILHDPAFGRREVGLNEMSKHFSGIALELWPDKEFEPRTERSQLSLIKMLFQIDGLKGFLVKILSLSLIIESINLLLPVGTQLVMDHVIMAQDHSLLGLICMGLLFFILFRTFIAMLRSWSSLIMGSLVDIQWKAGLFDHLMKLPLAYFEKRKLGDIQSRFTSLEIICTTLTNNIVKSIINILMSIGVFIMMFLYGGWLVWIVCGFTLIYIILRVATYQRYRQASEEKIVKEAKANSHFMESLYGIDTLKSLKLTDSRAQYWLNMNIDTSNANIRLTKLEMIFSGVNTLIMMIEQTSILWIGAALVMDDKMTLGMFIAFTAYRAQFSEQTANLINMVLDLKMLNLHTERLTDIVLTDTENDIESKHSFPKDIPVEFELNNIAYQYDNLSKPIFTNINMKVKAGESVAIIGPSGSGKTTLMKVMNGLLTPTHGEVLINGIDIYKFGVNNYRDIIGSVLQNDKLFAGSISDNISSFDNEKNYEWLIECAKYCNIHNEIMSMPMGYETLVSELGNSLSGGQKQRLLIARALYRKPCLLFLDEATSHLDEDNETTINKAISSLKITRIIIAHRKSTIESADRVVNIGEVNY